The genomic stretch GGAGTCCGCCAGTTCTCCAATTTGGGCCCGCGGGTCCTCGATCAGGGCAAGCAGCAGGCGTACGTCAAGGGGGTCCAAAATGCTCATACGGTTCACTCCGGAATCCAAGTTGCCATTGATATTGATCATTTTGATGCATTTTTACGAATGTTTTGAGTCAGGTGGTGATGCGTACTTCATTCTATAGATTGATTTGTCAATGAATGAGCCATGAAAGTGACGGTTGCGTGAGCGTCCTGCAAGAGCTGGCCATGCGCCCGGCGTCCGTGTCGCGGTTGTCGTGGAATGCATCCGTGGGCATGCGGCTGTTCCTGGCAGGAACCGTGATCTTCACGCTCCTTGTCGGTGCCAACCTCGCCACACCGTTGTATCCACTGCTGCAGGCGCGGATCGGTTTCGGCTCGATTGGTGTCACGGTGGCGTTTACCGGCTACGTCATCTCGCTCATTGGTGGACTTGTTCTCTTTGGCCACTGGTCCGACCATATCGGGCGGCGTGCCGCACTGGTGCTGGCCGTGGTGGTGGGGCTCGTTGGAGGGCTGGTGTTCGGCACGGCCGAATCACTGCCGATGCTGGTTGCCGGACGTGCCCTGCAGGGACTGGCGGTGGCCATTGGCACCGGCGCCAGCGCTGCGGCGCTACGCGAACTGATGCCCGGCCGGCCCGAGCTGGCGTCCAGGTTCACGCTGCTCTCATCCTCCGGCGGTGTTGCAATTGGGCCCGTGATGGGCGGCCTGCTTTCGCTCCTGCCGAACCACACCCTGGCCCCATTTGTCATCCACTCGGCGGTTCTGCTGGCGCTGCTGGTGCCGTTGCTGCTGCTCGACGCCCGCCCCGCCCTCAACCCGGCACCCTCCGGCCAGGGCCGAAACTACCTGCGCCCGCGCCTTCCTGCACTGGCCCGTTCGGCACGGGGCACGTTCTGGCTGGCAGCTGCCACCGGATTCGTCAGCTTTTCCGTCTTTGGCTTTTGCCTCTCGCTTGCTCCCGGCTACTTTGCCCAGGTCGTGCAGGTGGATTCACGGCCCTTGATCGGGCTGCTGGCCGCGGTCACCTTGGGTTGTTCGGCCCTGAGCCAGCTGGTTTCGATGCGTGGACGCCACCTGGTGCCGGCGGGGCTGTTGTTGCTGGGTGTTTCAGTGCTGCTGATCGCCGCCGCCGGGGCCTTGCAGTCCCCGGCCATGCTGGTGCTGGCGAGCATCAGCGCGGGGCTCGGGCAGGGCGCCGCCTTCCGCGTGGTGTTCAACGACGTTGCCGCCGCCGTTGAGCCGGCCCGGCACGCGCAGGTCATCTCAGCGGTCTACATTGTCACGTACCTGGGCAGCGCCGTCCCCGTCCTGGGACTGGGGATCGCCGTCAAGGTGTGGGGCCTGCAGGCATCTGTCACCGGATTTGCCCTGCCAATCGCCGTGGCGTGCACCGCCCTGGCCGTGGCCGCGCACCTGCGGAACCGCACCGCCGTCGAACGCTGACGGTACGGATTCACTAGTCCAAGGGGCCCGTGTGCCCCGGCATGTGCTTGAAAACCAAGGTTGTTTCGGTGTGTCCCACCACGGGGTCGGTGGTGAGGTTGTCCAGCACCCAGTCGCGCAGGGCGTCGGTGTCGCGGACGGCAATGTGCAGCAGGTAGTCCACGGAACCGGAGGTGTGGAAGGTGGAGAGCACCTCGGGCAGCTGCGGCACGCGCGCGGTGAAGGTGTCGATCTGGTCCCTGTCGTGGGCGCGCAGGCGCACAGCAATCAGCGCCTGCACCGCCCGGCCGATCGAGGCCAGGTTCAGCTTTGCCTCGAAGCCCTCAATGGCGCCGCGTTCCATCAGTGCCCGGGTTCGCATGAGGGCGGTGGAGGGGGCGATGCCCACGGCGTCCGCGAGGTCGCGGTTGGTGATGCGGGCGTCGGCCACGAGGGTGTCAATGATTTGGCGGTCGACGGCGTCCAATGGCTCGCCGTGTGCGTGGCCCGTGGTGGATTCGCGCCGAACATTCTTCGCCGATGCTGCCATGGTGTCCTCCCAAGACTTGGAATGCCTGCGTCCGGATCCGGGCAAGGGGCATGCGTTAGTTCGCCATTCTAGCAAAAATCCGAATTTCCGGACAGTGCTGTACGGGTCGGGGAAGTCCGGCGTGCGGTCCGGGCGCGGCCGGTGGGCGGCATCCGCGGCCGGGCCCTACATCTCCTGCAGGAAACCTTC from Arthrobacter stackebrandtii encodes the following:
- a CDS encoding Lrp/AsnC family transcriptional regulator, with translation MAASAKNVRRESTTGHAHGEPLDAVDRQIIDTLVADARITNRDLADAVGIAPSTALMRTRALMERGAIEGFEAKLNLASIGRAVQALIAVRLRAHDRDQIDTFTARVPQLPEVLSTFHTSGSVDYLLHIAVRDTDALRDWVLDNLTTDPVVGHTETTLVFKHMPGHTGPLD
- a CDS encoding MFS transporter, whose amino-acid sequence is MSVLQELAMRPASVSRLSWNASVGMRLFLAGTVIFTLLVGANLATPLYPLLQARIGFGSIGVTVAFTGYVISLIGGLVLFGHWSDHIGRRAALVLAVVVGLVGGLVFGTAESLPMLVAGRALQGLAVAIGTGASAAALRELMPGRPELASRFTLLSSSGGVAIGPVMGGLLSLLPNHTLAPFVIHSAVLLALLVPLLLLDARPALNPAPSGQGRNYLRPRLPALARSARGTFWLAAATGFVSFSVFGFCLSLAPGYFAQVVQVDSRPLIGLLAAVTLGCSALSQLVSMRGRHLVPAGLLLLGVSVLLIAAAGALQSPAMLVLASISAGLGQGAAFRVVFNDVAAAVEPARHAQVISAVYIVTYLGSAVPVLGLGIAVKVWGLQASVTGFALPIAVACTALAVAAHLRNRTAVER